In the Candidatus Zixiibacteriota bacterium genome, TTGGATAATCGGCACTTATATAGTTAAAAACTAATAGATTATTGCCCTCAGGATGTCGCTTCACTCCATTAATGAGGAATGTAAAAAGAGGGCGTATGCAATACGCCCCTACGCGTTGATGTATATCAAGTCAGGTATATTGTTACCCTTATAATGTCAAATAATCAAGCCAAGCCCTTTAAACGGCACTGCCAATATCTGCCTGCCATTACGGCATTACATATGTCATAATGACTATTTTGATGTCATTATGACAGTTGCCTTTAGGGTAAATACGCTGCTGTTTCTCTATCATATTATCTAACATATTGATATACAACCATATATCTGAATTGGCACGGCCTTTGCTCTATAAATGACCAGAAGATATGAAAGAACTTAAACAAGAATAAGGAGAAATTAAGATGATGACATACTGCAAAACCTGTTTACCGCCTGCTGAGATAAAGCAAACCGAAAATGGCTACATCATTATAATGGAACTGCCTGGCAGTTTCCGTGATGATATTAAGATCTGGCAGGAAAATGGTATTCTCACGATCACCGGCGAGAAAAAAGCTCCCTCCGGAGACCGTATCTTTAGCGAACGAGTTTTTGGTGAATTCACCCGCTCATTCAGATTGCCCGAGGATGTCGACCTTGACAAAATCGAGGCTAATTACAGCGATGGCGTAATTACAGTCGAGATTCCCAAGCAAGAAAGCGTTAAACCAAGAAATATTAAAATTAAATAAAGGAGGTACTAAAATGTTTAGTATTGTGAAACGTGAACCTAAATACAACTGGGGCGTAATGAATCTTAGAAATGAAATAGACAGGATGTTTCGCAGCTTTTATGAGGATTCCGAATCATCCGACAGCCATTGGATGCCATCGGTAGATATTATCGATGAGAAAGACAAGCTGTTATTGACTGCGGAAATCCCCGGCGTTGAAAAGAAAGATGTGAAAATCAATCTTCAAAACAACGTTTTAAGTATTGA is a window encoding:
- a CDS encoding Hsp20/alpha crystallin family protein, yielding MMTYCKTCLPPAEIKQTENGYIIIMELPGSFRDDIKIWQENGILTITGEKKAPSGDRIFSERVFGEFTRSFRLPEDVDLDKIEANYSDGVITVEIPKQESVKPRNIKIK
- a CDS encoding Hsp20/alpha crystallin family protein encodes the protein MFSIVKREPKYNWGVMNLRNEIDRMFRSFYEDSESSDSHWMPSVDIIDEKDKLLLTAEIPGVEKKDVKINLQNNVLSIEGEKKQEHEEKDDDYYRSERFYGKFCRSFTLSSDVDSDNIQADFDNGVLTVTMPKSEKVKPRQIEIK